A single region of the Psychrilyobacter piezotolerans genome encodes:
- a CDS encoding GNAT family N-acetyltransferase — translation MVEIFDISYAEVEIIRDLWEKNRQYHEKNSEYFKESYHLIRFDERIQAFSGFNEENMKISVVKNKDEYIGYCISVIDGRKGELETLHVDETHREKGLGRELVDKHLQWMDQKKCQAIGVTVSQENETAIGFYKKLGFYPNTLYMQKK, via the coding sequence ATGGTTGAAATTTTTGATATTTCTTATGCTGAGGTTGAAATAATCAGGGATCTTTGGGAAAAAAACAGGCAGTATCACGAGAAAAATTCAGAATATTTTAAGGAGTCATATCATTTGATCAGGTTTGATGAAAGAATACAGGCTTTCAGCGGATTCAATGAGGAGAATATGAAAATAAGTGTTGTCAAAAATAAAGATGAATATATTGGGTATTGTATATCGGTGATAGATGGCAGGAAAGGGGAACTTGAAACTCTCCATGTGGATGAAACTCATAGGGAGAAAGGTCTTGGAAGAGAACTTGTGGATAAGCATCTGCAGTGGATGGATCAAAAAAAATGTCAAGCAATCGGGGTGACGGTATCCCAGGAAAATGAAACAGCCATAGGATTTTATAAAAAGCTTGGATTCTATCCGAATACCCTCTATATGCAAAAAAAATAG
- a CDS encoding GGDEF domain-containing phosphodiesterase, whose translation MKFQKFKIKNIYIYFFLFIVIFLFLFYKGNSIYKGEIKKIDDNLYRAAKNLEYLLQEDYNFYGMDKTSYTREEILETSEKITKLAEINNVDYLYTIIIEDGMPTYTSIGGGYEYYEYIKNKNISKLYWLTFEEIEDDSIHETIQAFNTKDVYYINSSDDLGSYRSVYLMLTSKDGRRYIAGADTTIPNLKKSIISGLFTLTIYTLLISIVLVASLVTVFANIKKQNTLQKILLENMNFDKLTGVLKREKGLEQLEEIIKQLPLENKKMFLALFDIMDMSYINEEFGTTVGDSMIKKLAEILKLTFRETDKIVRLNGDQFLVAVTEPLDGGDIKEFKKRFDMFLKKYDFGKKRKLHMTVRKVFLEWDNEITLNAMLRVLFEKLRFEKGNDKKEVAVIELDIQRGLHENEFEVYYQPKIDVTTRNIEFEALMRWNHKEKGMILPGAFIHIAENSSLIISLTEFLIKQVKKDIQLLKTKVSLNISPNHFNKEFFLEEMMNKYDDLDGIEFELTEENFITNIEESVKKIKILKKLGVDCLIDDFGTGYSSLSYLSKLPVTTLKIDRSFVLHLFEGSENMKIIKAVTELGGNLGLKVVVEGVEEKKEVDFLREIGINVFQGYYFGKPEKLEVVLNNLKNNTYLINLKDE comes from the coding sequence ATGAAATTTCAAAAATTTAAAATTAAAAATATATATATATATTTTTTTTTATTTATTGTAATATTTTTATTCTTATTTTATAAGGGAAATTCAATATATAAAGGTGAGATTAAAAAAATAGATGATAATCTTTATAGAGCTGCTAAAAATTTAGAATATCTATTGCAAGAAGATTATAACTTCTATGGAATGGATAAAACTTCGTATACCCGTGAAGAAATTTTAGAAACTTCTGAAAAAATTACAAAATTAGCAGAGATAAACAACGTTGATTATCTCTATACTATTATAATTGAAGATGGTATGCCTACCTATACTTCCATCGGTGGCGGCTATGAATATTATGAATATATAAAAAATAAAAATATAAGCAAACTTTACTGGCTTACTTTTGAAGAGATAGAAGATGATTCCATCCATGAGACCATTCAAGCATTTAACACTAAAGATGTTTATTATATCAACAGTTCCGATGATCTTGGGAGCTACAGATCTGTATACCTCATGCTGACCTCAAAGGACGGCCGAAGATATATAGCAGGTGCTGACACAACTATACCTAATTTAAAGAAATCTATAATCAGTGGGCTCTTTACTCTGACAATATATACTCTATTAATTTCAATAGTATTGGTAGCATCTCTGGTTACTGTCTTCGCTAATATAAAAAAACAAAACACCCTTCAAAAAATTTTGCTTGAAAATATGAATTTTGATAAACTTACCGGTGTTTTAAAGAGGGAAAAAGGGTTGGAACAGCTAGAGGAGATAATCAAACAGCTGCCTCTGGAAAATAAAAAAATGTTTTTAGCCTTATTTGATATCATGGATATGAGCTACATCAATGAGGAGTTTGGAACAACAGTCGGCGACAGTATGATAAAAAAACTGGCAGAAATATTAAAGCTGACTTTCAGAGAAACCGATAAGATAGTAAGATTGAACGGGGATCAGTTTTTAGTTGCTGTTACAGAACCTTTAGATGGCGGGGATATAAAAGAGTTCAAAAAAAGGTTTGATATGTTTCTAAAAAAATATGATTTTGGTAAAAAAAGGAAACTCCATATGACTGTACGGAAAGTATTTTTAGAATGGGATAATGAAATAACTTTAAATGCCATGTTAAGGGTTTTATTTGAAAAACTCCGATTTGAAAAAGGGAACGATAAAAAGGAAGTGGCTGTTATAGAACTTGACATCCAGAGGGGACTCCACGAAAATGAATTTGAGGTATATTATCAGCCAAAGATAGATGTTACAACCAGAAATATAGAATTTGAAGCCCTTATGAGATGGAACCATAAAGAGAAAGGAATGATCCTGCCAGGGGCATTCATTCATATAGCCGAAAATTCATCCTTGATAATCTCCCTTACCGAGTTCTTAATCAAACAGGTAAAAAAAGATATTCAGCTGTTGAAAACAAAGGTATCTTTAAATATATCTCCCAACCACTTCAATAAAGAGTTCTTTTTAGAAGAAATGATGAATAAATATGATGATTTAGACGGTATAGAGTTCGAATTGACCGAAGAAAACTTTATCACAAATATAGAGGAATCCGTAAAAAAAATTAAAATTTTAAAAAAACTAGGAGTAGACTGTCTGATCGATGATTTTGGAACCGGATATTCTTCCCTTTCCTATTTATCAAAGCTGCCGGTAACCACTCTAAAAATTGACCGTTCATTTGTCCTCCATCTGTTTGAGGGTTCTGAAAATATGAAGATTATCAAAGCCGTTACTGAATTGGGGGGTAATTTGGGTTTAAAGGTTGTCGTAGAAGGGGTTGAGGAGAAGAAAGAGGTGGATTTCTTAAGGGAAATAGGAATTAATGTTTTCCAGGGATATTATTTCGGTAAACCGGAAAAATTAGAAGTCGTTCTAAATAACTTAAAAAACAACACCTACCTCATAAATTTAAAGGACGAATAA
- a CDS encoding flavodoxin family protein, protein MKKIVIFYSFEGDTKLIAENIAQTIGADILELKPKEDLKSKGIMKYVWGGKAVMMHEQPELLPLDKDVDSYDVLFIGTPVWAWSYAPALNTFFSAHLLSGKKIALFCCHGGAKGKIFDHMKEVLKDNEILGEIDFKDPLKNNTDENIEKVKKWAENIMETL, encoded by the coding sequence ATGAAAAAAATTGTGATTTTTTATTCATTTGAAGGTGATACAAAATTAATAGCTGAAAATATAGCCCAAACAATAGGTGCAGACATTTTGGAATTAAAACCAAAAGAGGACTTGAAATCAAAAGGAATTATGAAATACGTATGGGGCGGGAAAGCAGTAATGATGCATGAACAGCCGGAATTACTCCCTCTGGATAAAGACGTCGATAGTTATGATGTTTTATTCATCGGTACACCTGTATGGGCTTGGTCATATGCTCCGGCCTTAAATACTTTTTTTTCCGCACATTTATTATCCGGTAAGAAAATAGCATTATTCTGCTGTCACGGAGGGGCAAAAGGAAAAATATTCGATCATATGAAAGAAGTATTAAAAGACAATGAGATTTTAGGAGAGATCGATTTCAAAGATCCACTAAAAAACAACACCGATGAAAATATTGAGAAAGTAAAAAAATGGGCAGAAAATATAATGGAAACATTATAG
- a CDS encoding pyridoxal phosphate-dependent aminotransferase: MGILAKRSEDKNIIDTVFTMVNKAKDAKIKYGEENVIDVTIGALYDENGNFTIFDSVNNVYKNLDKMDIAPYAESFVGNSDYLREIKSWVLGSHEEKFNVGGIATPGGSGSVSSTMKNILDAGQTLLIPNIGWGSYKIMAKEHDLEVVTYELFNKKDEFNVEDFREKALKIMKSQGKVLAIINDPCHNPTGYSMSISEWNSIVKIMNELSEIGNFILLNDLAYIDYSVNGYEKSREYMDNFKNLSPKNLVIFSFSCSKTLTKYGLRAGGSVFISNNKKNIDDYMRANEFTCRGVWSNIPKGGMKLFSTIQENKVLRDNLKKERDFYIELLKKRSKIFLDEAKEAGLAVYPYKEGFFITLKIENDKIKQSMEKLNAENIYPIQVASGIRIAICGSPSKKLKGLAGRIKTILK; the protein is encoded by the coding sequence ATGGGAATATTAGCTAAAAGATCGGAAGATAAAAATATAATAGATACAGTATTTACCATGGTTAACAAAGCAAAGGATGCAAAAATTAAATATGGAGAAGAAAATGTAATAGATGTAACAATAGGTGCCCTTTATGATGAGAATGGAAATTTTACTATTTTCGATTCTGTAAATAATGTATATAAAAACTTAGATAAGATGGACATAGCACCATATGCAGAATCATTTGTTGGAAATAGTGATTATCTGAGGGAAATAAAGTCGTGGGTATTGGGTAGTCATGAAGAAAAATTCAATGTAGGAGGTATTGCTACCCCTGGTGGAAGTGGATCTGTAAGTTCTACCATGAAAAATATATTGGATGCAGGTCAAACATTACTCATCCCAAATATTGGCTGGGGATCATATAAAATAATGGCTAAAGAGCATGATTTGGAAGTGGTAACTTATGAATTATTTAATAAAAAAGATGAATTTAATGTAGAAGATTTCAGGGAAAAGGCCCTAAAGATAATGAAATCGCAGGGGAAGGTCCTGGCTATAATTAACGATCCCTGTCATAATCCTACGGGATACTCTATGAGTATCTCTGAGTGGAATAGTATTGTAAAAATAATGAATGAACTGTCTGAAATAGGGAATTTTATTTTATTAAATGACTTAGCTTACATAGACTATTCTGTTAACGGATATGAAAAAAGTCGTGAATATATGGATAACTTTAAAAATCTATCTCCTAAAAATTTAGTTATATTTTCATTTAGCTGTTCTAAAACTTTGACTAAATATGGGCTGCGTGCAGGAGGAAGTGTTTTTATTTCAAATAACAAAAAAAATATAGATGATTATATGAGAGCCAATGAGTTTACCTGCAGAGGTGTTTGGTCAAATATACCTAAGGGTGGAATGAAATTATTTTCAACCATACAAGAAAATAAAGTTCTTCGGGATAATCTAAAAAAAGAAAGAGATTTTTATATAGAATTATTGAAAAAAAGATCCAAAATTTTCTTAGATGAAGCAAAAGAAGCAGGACTGGCAGTTTATCCATATAAGGAAGGGTTTTTTATAACTTTAAAAATAGAAAATGATAAAATAAAACAAAGTATGGAAAAATTAAATGCAGAAAACATTTATCCGATACAGGTGGCTTCTGGAATAAGGATAGCTATTTGCGGTAGTCCAAGTAAAAAATTAAAAGGATTAGCCGGAAGGATAAAAACGATATTAAAGTAA
- a CDS encoding citrate/2-methylcitrate synthase: protein MNNINDKAILDKLSLKAEKNNYIKPEYYDQFNVKRGLRNNNGTGVLVGLTEIGSVIGYHMDGDIKCPCEGKLFYRGINIKNIVNGFQSDNRRGFEETAYLLLFGELPTSDELLDFTGLLDQCRDLPPGYTENMILKIPGKDIMNKLQRSILTLYSHDPDPDNIDVKNILRQSIELIARVPTIISYGYQAKAHYFDKKSLFIHKPQPGIGTAENILHMIRPDNKYSKLEAETLDLSLVIHAEHGGGNNSTFATHVVSSSGTDTYSAMTAAVGSLKGPKHGGANNKVREMILNIRENVTDWSNREDLKDYLLKILKKEVYNKKGLIYGMGHAVYTKSDPRALLLKKKAYELALEKNAVVDFNLYKNIEELTIELFRELKGDNVNISANVDLYSGFVYEMLGIPYELYTPIFAAARIVGWCAHRIEQIVSDQKIIRPAYKTVNPRQIYISIDKRGVSKKN, encoded by the coding sequence GTGAATAATATCAATGACAAAGCAATCCTGGATAAACTGTCCTTAAAAGCTGAAAAAAACAACTATATCAAACCAGAATACTATGATCAATTCAATGTAAAGCGTGGTCTCAGAAATAACAATGGAACTGGTGTCCTGGTAGGTTTGACAGAAATCGGTTCAGTTATAGGTTATCATATGGATGGTGATATAAAATGTCCCTGTGAAGGTAAACTATTTTACAGGGGTATCAACATCAAGAATATAGTAAATGGATTCCAATCGGACAACAGGCGTGGCTTTGAAGAAACTGCATATCTTCTTTTGTTTGGAGAACTGCCTACATCTGATGAGCTTTTGGATTTCACCGGACTCCTGGATCAGTGCCGTGACCTGCCGCCGGGCTATACAGAAAATATGATTTTGAAGATCCCTGGTAAGGATATAATGAACAAGTTACAGAGAAGCATCCTAACCCTTTATTCTCATGATCCCGATCCTGATAATATTGATGTAAAAAATATATTAAGACAGAGTATTGAGCTGATAGCACGTGTCCCTACAATAATTTCTTATGGATATCAGGCAAAGGCACATTATTTTGATAAGAAAAGTCTTTTTATCCACAAGCCGCAACCAGGTATCGGAACGGCTGAAAATATCCTGCATATGATTCGTCCGGACAATAAATATTCGAAATTAGAAGCGGAGACCCTGGATCTGAGTCTCGTCATCCATGCAGAACACGGCGGCGGTAACAACTCCACCTTTGCTACCCATGTAGTTTCATCCAGTGGAACAGACACCTACTCGGCTATGACAGCCGCTGTAGGATCACTTAAGGGACCAAAACATGGGGGTGCCAATAACAAAGTCCGGGAAATGATTCTGAACATCAGGGAAAACGTAACAGATTGGAGCAACCGTGAAGATTTAAAAGACTATTTGTTAAAAATTTTAAAAAAAGAAGTTTATAACAAAAAAGGTTTGATCTACGGCATGGGCCATGCTGTCTATACTAAATCCGATCCCAGAGCCTTACTGCTGAAGAAAAAAGCCTATGAACTGGCCCTGGAAAAAAATGCAGTTGTGGATTTTAATCTCTATAAAAACATAGAAGAACTTACCATTGAACTGTTTAGGGAATTAAAGGGAGATAATGTTAATATTTCTGCTAATGTGGACTTATACTCTGGTTTTGTCTATGAAATGTTAGGCATTCCATATGAGTTGTATACACCTATTTTTGCTGCTGCGAGAATTGTGGGATGGTGTGCTCACAGAATCGAACAGATCGTCAGCGATCAGAAGATTATCCGGCCTGCATATAAAACGGTTAATCCGAGACAGATATATATATCCATAGACAAACGCGGGGTGTCCAAAAAAAATTAA
- a CDS encoding isocitrate/isopropylmalate dehydrogenase family protein, translated as MYNITLIPGDGIGPEVSEAAKHVVDATGLNINWETVNAGEKVFQDTGVLVPEKVFQSIEKNKIVLKGPITTPIGSGFRSINVMLRKKYDLYSNVRPVRSLPGINTPFKGIDLVIFRENTEGLYAGIEQELPDGSCEAVKRVSRNASIRIAEAAFEYAKKNNKKKVTVAHKANIMKLADGLFLNCVREVSQAYPDIALQEVIVDNMCMQLVMNPNQFEVIVTMNLYGDLLSDLCAGLVGGLGLVPGANIGKDISIFEAVHGSAPDIAGKNLANPIALILSSAMMLNHMGETDKAEAIIKAVTKTIYEDKVLTCDLGGKATTNEITKAIIKNII; from the coding sequence ATGTATAATATAACATTGATCCCAGGGGACGGAATTGGTCCGGAAGTCAGCGAAGCTGCAAAGCACGTTGTAGATGCTACTGGTTTGAATATCAACTGGGAAACAGTAAATGCAGGTGAAAAAGTCTTTCAAGATACCGGTGTACTGGTCCCTGAAAAAGTCTTTCAGAGCATTGAAAAAAATAAAATTGTTTTGAAAGGACCAATTACAACACCCATAGGTTCTGGTTTCAGAAGTATAAATGTCATGCTCAGAAAAAAATATGATCTGTACTCAAATGTCAGGCCTGTGAGATCCCTTCCGGGTATCAACACCCCTTTCAAGGGAATTGATCTGGTGATTTTCAGGGAAAATACCGAGGGGCTCTATGCAGGTATCGAACAGGAGCTGCCTGATGGAAGTTGTGAGGCAGTCAAAAGAGTTTCCCGGAATGCTTCCATCCGAATTGCTGAAGCGGCATTTGAATATGCAAAGAAGAACAATAAGAAGAAAGTTACAGTAGCCCATAAAGCAAACATCATGAAACTTGCTGACGGACTCTTTCTGAATTGTGTCAGAGAAGTTTCACAAGCTTACCCCGACATTGCACTTCAAGAAGTCATCGTAGACAATATGTGTATGCAGCTTGTGATGAACCCTAACCAGTTTGAGGTTATTGTTACCATGAATCTTTACGGTGACCTCCTGTCCGATCTTTGTGCAGGATTAGTAGGCGGCCTTGGTCTGGTCCCAGGTGCCAACATCGGAAAAGATATTTCAATATTTGAAGCCGTACACGGCAGTGCACCGGATATTGCAGGCAAGAATCTTGCCAATCCCATTGCCCTTATCCTTTCAAGCGCAATGATGCTGAACCATATGGGTGAAACAGATAAAGCGGAAGCAATTATAAAAGCCGTAACCAAAACTATTTATGAAGATAAAGTTCTCACCTGTGATTTGGGTGGTAAGGCTACAACAAATGAAATAACAAAGGCAATTATCAAAAATATCATTTAA
- a CDS encoding aconitate hydratase, with the protein MGKSLTYKILENNLISGELKPGSEITVKVNQTLTQDSTGTMVYLQLEAMNIKDIKTDLSVAYIDHNTLQAGFENADDHEFIKSAAAKYGIIYSKPGNGICHQLHLERFGKPGTILLGSDSHTPTAGGLGMIGIGAGGLDVAAAMATGTYTLKVPKVLNIELHGKLKTWVSAKDVILYILKKLTVKGGVGYIIEYSGEGVVDLSLTDRATITNMGAELGATTSIFPSDENTLDFLTRQERTKDYEGWIADEGAIYDKKLVIDLDKITPMAAMPHSPDNVAAVKDIEKIKVDQIAIGSCTNSSYTDLMKVAAILKGKRVHPDVSLVISPGSSNILKMMSDEGALGDLISAGARILEASCGPCIGMGQAPKSKAISLRTFNRNFKGRCGTKDADVYIISPETAAVSALTGYLTDPSECGLDFPKVALPDKFAVYENYFIYPPKDREGLEVVMGPNIKPFPLNEPLIDTMEIPILLKTKDNVTTDDIMPSNAKLLPFRSNIPELSKYCFGTLVDDFHVKAKAADGGIVIGGDNYGQGSSREHAALVPLYLGIKAVIAKSFARIHKANLINSGILPLVFKNISDYEKFDETDVIVLNGLINSLDCGKEIEILNKTKSFSCTLTFDGSKRDVELLKSGGYLNYVKNNK; encoded by the coding sequence ATGGGAAAATCGCTTACGTATAAAATCTTAGAAAATAATCTGATATCAGGGGAATTAAAACCCGGTTCAGAAATAACCGTTAAAGTCAACCAAACCCTTACCCAGGACTCTACCGGGACGATGGTTTATTTGCAATTAGAAGCTATGAATATTAAAGATATAAAAACGGATCTTTCTGTTGCATATATTGATCACAACACACTGCAAGCAGGTTTTGAAAATGCCGATGACCATGAATTCATCAAAAGTGCTGCTGCAAAATATGGAATTATTTACTCCAAACCCGGAAATGGTATTTGCCACCAGCTGCATTTGGAGCGTTTTGGAAAACCCGGAACAATTCTTCTTGGATCCGATAGTCATACACCGACTGCAGGAGGTTTAGGTATGATAGGAATCGGGGCCGGGGGACTGGATGTGGCTGCAGCTATGGCGACGGGTACTTATACTCTGAAAGTACCAAAAGTTCTGAATATAGAACTTCATGGTAAACTGAAGACATGGGTATCTGCTAAGGACGTAATTCTCTATATCCTCAAAAAACTTACCGTAAAGGGTGGGGTCGGTTATATTATTGAGTATTCAGGTGAAGGAGTCGTTGATCTTTCTCTCACCGACAGAGCCACCATCACAAACATGGGTGCTGAACTTGGGGCTACAACATCTATTTTTCCAAGTGATGAAAACACCCTTGATTTTCTTACACGACAGGAAAGAACCAAGGATTATGAAGGATGGATAGCTGATGAGGGTGCCATCTATGATAAAAAATTGGTTATTGATCTAGATAAAATTACACCTATGGCAGCTATGCCGCACAGCCCTGACAATGTTGCTGCTGTAAAGGATATAGAAAAAATTAAGGTAGACCAGATTGCAATAGGCAGCTGTACTAACTCCTCCTATACAGATTTGATGAAGGTAGCAGCTATTTTAAAAGGTAAAAGGGTTCATCCGGATGTGAGTCTGGTAATCTCTCCTGGTTCCAGTAATATTCTAAAAATGATGTCGGATGAGGGCGCTCTGGGTGATTTAATATCAGCTGGAGCAAGAATATTGGAGGCATCATGCGGGCCATGTATAGGCATGGGACAGGCACCAAAGTCCAAAGCAATTTCACTGAGAACATTTAACAGAAATTTCAAAGGAAGATGCGGAACAAAGGATGCAGATGTTTATATTATCAGTCCTGAAACAGCTGCTGTTTCGGCTTTAACAGGATATCTTACCGATCCTTCAGAATGCGGATTGGATTTTCCAAAAGTAGCACTGCCTGATAAGTTCGCAGTCTATGAAAACTACTTTATCTACCCTCCTAAAGATAGAGAGGGTCTGGAAGTTGTCATGGGGCCGAACATCAAACCTTTCCCACTGAATGAACCACTGATTGATACTATGGAGATCCCTATTCTCCTGAAAACAAAGGATAATGTCACAACCGATGACATCATGCCTTCCAATGCAAAACTATTGCCCTTCAGATCCAATATTCCTGAACTTTCAAAATATTGCTTTGGAACACTGGTGGATGATTTTCACGTAAAAGCAAAGGCTGCAGATGGGGGAATTGTAATTGGAGGAGATAATTACGGTCAGGGTTCTAGTCGTGAACATGCGGCACTGGTGCCACTCTACTTAGGAATCAAGGCTGTAATTGCCAAATCCTTTGCTAGAATTCACAAGGCTAATCTAATCAACTCAGGAATTTTACCCCTTGTATTTAAAAATATATCTGACTATGAAAAATTTGATGAAACAGATGTTATTGTCCTTAACGGACTGATAAATTCATTGGATTGTGGTAAGGAGATAGAAATTTTAAATAAGACAAAATCTTTCTCTTGTACCCTTACCTTTGATGGTTCCAAAAGAGATGTGGAACTTTTAAAAAGCGGAGGTTATTTAAATTATGTTAAAAACAATAAATAA
- a CDS encoding DUF4037 domain-containing protein codes for MNKYDGILLELVDDFSKYESVDGVLLSGSRTTPDFDKDSDYDLYIYSKGEIPLDFRKKIADKYFNYAELDNTTWEREDQGFFRGNGVQVDIVYRDVEFIERVLEEIVIKCTASTGYSTCFWANFIKSDILYDRDGKLENLQKKFDIEYPEELRKNIVSKNFPLLNKIIPAYTNQIEKALKRNDILSVNHRISAFFESYFDIIFAINMKLHPGEKKLLKITKEQLDHTPENMETDIRELFENLYKREFDIVDKLNVITGRLESLLKELNLIF; via the coding sequence ATGAATAAATATGATGGCATATTATTGGAGTTAGTGGATGATTTTTCAAAATATGAATCGGTGGATGGGGTTCTTTTATCGGGTTCGAGAACTACTCCTGATTTTGATAAGGATTCGGATTATGATTTATATATATATTCTAAAGGTGAGATCCCATTGGATTTCAGGAAAAAAATAGCAGATAAGTATTTTAATTATGCTGAATTAGATAACACAACCTGGGAGAGAGAGGACCAGGGGTTCTTCAGGGGGAACGGTGTTCAGGTGGATATTGTATACAGGGATGTAGAATTTATAGAAAGGGTATTGGAGGAGATAGTTATAAAATGTACAGCCTCAACAGGATACAGCACTTGTTTTTGGGCCAACTTCATTAAATCAGATATCCTCTACGACAGGGACGGGAAATTAGAGAACCTGCAAAAAAAGTTTGATATTGAATATCCGGAAGAATTAAGAAAAAATATAGTTTCAAAAAACTTTCCCCTCTTAAATAAAATAATACCAGCCTATACCAACCAGATAGAAAAGGCCTTAAAAAGAAATGACATCCTAAGCGTCAACCATAGAATCAGTGCATTTTTTGAAAGTTATTTCGATATTATTTTTGCAATAAATATGAAACTTCACCCTGGAGAAAAAAAACTCCTAAAAATTACAAAAGAACAGCTGGATCACACCCCGGAAAATATGGAAACAGACATAAGGGAATTGTTTGAAAACCTGTATAAAAGGGAATTTGATATTGTAGACAAATTAAATGTGATTACCGGCAGATTGGAGAGTCTGTTAAAAGAATTAAATTTAATATTTTAA
- a CDS encoding DNA-3-methyladenine glycosylase I gives MKRCDWCIGNELYEKYHDEEWGKVVHDDRTLFEFLILESAQAGLNWLTILKKRENYRKAYDNFDYNMVAEYNEEKFEELMNNKGIVRNRLKIRASINNAGRFMEVQNEFGSFYRYLWNFTDGKQIINRVEKLEDLPAKTELSDAISKDMKKRGFKFIGTTIIYAYLQAVGVVDDHLEGCVARK, from the coding sequence ATGAAAAGGTGTGATTGGTGTATAGGAAATGAACTCTATGAAAAATATCATGATGAGGAGTGGGGGAAGGTTGTCCATGATGACAGAACCTTGTTTGAATTTCTGATCTTAGAATCTGCCCAGGCAGGGCTCAACTGGCTGACTATATTGAAAAAAAGAGAAAACTATAGAAAAGCCTATGATAATTTTGATTATAATATGGTGGCTGAATACAATGAAGAAAAATTTGAAGAGCTGATGAATAATAAAGGAATAGTCAGAAACAGATTGAAGATAAGGGCTTCCATAAACAATGCCGGAAGATTTATGGAGGTTCAAAATGAATTTGGGAGCTTTTATAGATATCTATGGAATTTTACAGATGGTAAGCAGATAATAAACAGGGTAGAAAAATTGGAGGATCTTCCTGCAAAAACAGAACTTTCAGATGCCATAAGTAAAGACATGAAAAAAAGAGGATTTAAATTTATAGGAACTACAATCATCTATGCTTATTTACAGGCAGTAGGAGTAGTAGATGATCATTTGGAGGGGTGTGTGGCTAGGAAGTAA
- a CDS encoding VOC family protein, with product MKLKKLMPNMIVNDVRETVEFYGEILGFKLNMAVPENTETIENELKEDKTYSYAMVSRDEVCIMFVKKGVFEEDRLLLKDEPIGGSVSFYIDVDDVNEIYSSVKDRADIVIDLRTAWYGMEEFYMRDCNGYILGFAEKK from the coding sequence ATGAAATTAAAAAAACTTATGCCTAATATGATAGTTAACGATGTGAGGGAAACTGTAGAGTTTTATGGGGAAATTCTTGGATTTAAACTTAATATGGCTGTGCCGGAAAATACCGAGACCATTGAAAATGAACTAAAAGAAGATAAAACCTACAGCTATGCCATGGTAAGCAGGGATGAAGTATGTATCATGTTTGTAAAGAAGGGTGTATTTGAGGAAGACCGTTTATTGTTAAAAGATGAGCCAATAGGTGGTTCGGTCTCATTTTATATCGATGTGGACGATGTCAATGAAATATATAGTTCGGTCAAAGACAGGGCTGATATAGTCATAGATTTACGTACTGCCTGGTATGGAATGGAGGAATTTTATATGAGGGACTGCAACGGATATATCTTAGGATTTGCAGAAAAAAAGTAA